In the Verrucomicrobiota bacterium genome, AGGAAGACAATGCTGAAGAAGCTAAAACGACTGCTAAAAAAGAGAAGAAAGGGTTCTTTGGATTCTTCCAAAACCTATTTAAGAAAAAGAACAAAGAAGAAGAGGTTGACAGAGAAGGTGAGGATGGCGACGTAGAAACCTCGGCTACTGACGTTGCTGGAGGTGAAGTGCAAGAAGAAAAGAAAGGACTCTTTTCATTTTTAAAGAATGGCAATAAACCTCCAAAAGAGAAAAAGCCGAAAGTCAAAAAAGAAAAGAAGAAAAAGAAAAAAGATGAGCCGCCCACTGAGGAACCAACAGAAGAAGAGGATGGTGATGGCGAAGATGATTTTTAGCTAACTTCTAGCTCTTTGTTCCAGCCAGGTTAAAAACACTTCTTCAATACCAAATCATCCATCGCTGATTCCGCCATTCCCAACGCTGCGGCGCGCTTGGCATCATTACAAGCCTGTTTCCTATTTTTCAGTCGTAGATGAACTAAGGCTCTAAAATAATAGCCAAAATAATACCTTGGCATTTTCTTTATGCCATTATCCAAATCCATAAGCGCCTGTTTTAGATCGTTAACTAAATAGTGTGAATACCCGCGGTTAATTTCTGTGTAAGCCTGGTCAGGCTCCAGTTCAAGGGCTTTGTCAAAATCCTGAATCGCTTTATCATAATTACCTAGTTGGAAATAGGTTAGCCCTCTATTTCTGTAAGCCTCCTGGTTTTCATTATTCAATTCAATGACTTTCGACCAATCTTTAAGAGCCTCGGTCATATCGGCTAATTCATTCAGTAAAACTGCCCTTCTGAAAAAAACCTCTTCAGATGAGCTGTCCAGCTGAATATATGTCGAATAAGCTTCAACCGCCTTCCTGTAGCGCTGCATTTCAGTCAATACCATCCCCCTATAATGATGGGCTGCTTTAAATATTGGATAATAATGGATTACTTCGTCATAATAATAAAGGGCGCTATCAAGTCTCTTTTCCTTGTAGTAAGCATTAGCTATGCTAAATAATACCTTACTTCTGATCACAGGTTGAGACTTTAATGACTGAAGATAATATCTGGCGCTATCTAAATCATTAGCCGTGAAATATATCATAGCTCTGTCCAACTGAATGGCAGTGTTTAATGAGTCAAACTGCAAAGCCTGATTGACTTGGTTAAGGGCGTCTTTGAAACGAAACTGTTTCATGCGGATCAAACCTTTAAGGTGATGTGCATCGGCCAGATCCAGACGGTATTGAGCTGTATTTTTATGTTCACCGCTCTCAAAAAAATAATCCTCAGCTATCTCTATTGCTATATTTACATAAAGGATAGCGTTATGATAGTCTTTTAGGTAGTAATAAACTTCAGATAGTCTTTTGGTAGCGCTGAAGCTTCGGGGGAAATCCTCTAATACATTTTTGAATGTGTTCAAGGCTTCTGTTGTATCACCTGAGATAAGTTGGTCTTCAGCCTTTATAATCAAACTTAATCTGTCTTGGCTGAAGGAGGAAAAATTCAGTAGGTAAGCTGTAAGAAATAATAAGATCCTCATATTTTACTCAATCGAAAAGCGAGTAATTCCCGAACTGATCTGTAGGAGCAAAGGGCTCGATAAGGGAGGGATGGTTAAAATTAGGATCTTTTACTTTCGGGGATACGGTGTAGAGATGCATCTTGCTGACTGAGTAAGGCTTAATCAGATCTAATAGCGAACTAATGTCGGTTTCCTTATCTAACCATAACTTTTCCTGCTCACGACCTAGCATTAATGGCATTCGAGGTGACATGGCATCTACTAATGCATTTGATGGAGTGGTAATGATCTTAAAAGTATGAACTACTTCACCATCGTCATTTTCAAATTCTTCCCAAGTACCGCCAAATCCAAGAACTTCATTTTCTTTGAAAGTTATGCGATGGGCTACCTTGCCTTTCTTACTTATTCGTTTCCAGCCATAAAATCCATCAGCAACAATGAGGCATCTCTGCTCTAACAGGTCTTTATGAAGTAGCTGTTTTGTAATGAGCGATTCACCATCGATATACAGAAGCTTTTGACTTATAGACTTGTTTTTAGCCCGCTCCGGGATTTGCCCCCAATAGAAGAAGGAAAGACCGGCTGATCCCATGGTTATTACAGGTAAGATATGTGCGGGTGCAGCATTGTAACTGGGTACATAACCGTCTATACTTTCTAAATTAAATTGTA is a window encoding:
- a CDS encoding tetratricopeptide repeat protein; translated protein: MRILLFLTAYLLNFSSFSQDRLSLIIKAEDQLISGDTTEALNTFKNVLEDFPRSFSATKRLSEVYYYLKDYHNAILYVNIAIEIAEDYFFESGEHKNTAQYRLDLADAHHLKGLIRMKQFRFKDALNQVNQALQFDSLNTAIQLDRAMIYFTANDLDSARYYLQSLKSQPVIRSKVLFSIANAYYKEKRLDSALYYYDEVIHYYPIFKAAHHYRGMVLTEMQRYRKAVEAYSTYIQLDSSSEEVFFRRAVLLNELADMTEALKDWSKVIELNNENQEAYRNRGLTYFQLGNYDKAIQDFDKALELEPDQAYTEINRGYSHYLVNDLKQALMDLDNGIKKMPRYYFGYYFRALVHLRLKNRKQACNDAKRAAALGMAESAMDDLVLKKCF
- a CDS encoding SOS response-associated peptidase; protein product: MTDRYTITTNKNTLLVQFNLESIDGYVPSYNAAPAHILPVITMGSAGLSFFYWGQIPERAKNKSISQKLLYIDGESLITKQLLHKDLLEQRCLIVADGFYGWKRISKKGKVAHRITFKENEVLGFGGTWEEFENDDGEVVHTFKIITTPSNALVDAMSPRMPLMLGREQEKLWLDKETDISSLLDLIKPYSVSKMHLYTVSPKVKDPNFNHPSLIEPFAPTDQFGNYSLFD